A window of Streptomyces caniferus contains these coding sequences:
- a CDS encoding amino-acid N-acetyltransferase: MPPHSKGLTVRRARTADVPAVRRLIDSYSRDGILLDKATVTLYEDIQEFWVAERDEDAEVVGCGALHVMWEDLAEVRTLAVDPRLKGSGVGHQVLDKLLRTASWLGVRRIFCLTFEVDFFTKHGFVEIGEAPVDGDVYSELLRSYDEGVAEFLGLERVKPNTLGNSRMLLHL, translated from the coding sequence ATGCCTCCGCATTCAAAAGGCCTCACCGTCCGCCGTGCCAGGACCGCCGATGTGCCGGCCGTACGCCGCCTCATCGACTCCTACTCACGGGACGGGATCCTGCTCGACAAAGCCACCGTCACGCTTTACGAGGACATCCAGGAGTTCTGGGTGGCCGAGCGGGACGAAGATGCCGAGGTCGTCGGCTGTGGAGCACTCCACGTCATGTGGGAAGACCTCGCCGAGGTCCGCACCCTGGCCGTGGATCCGCGCCTGAAGGGATCGGGTGTCGGCCACCAAGTCCTGGACAAGCTGCTGCGCACTGCCAGCTGGCTCGGAGTGCGGCGCATTTTCTGTCTCACCTTCGAAGTCGACTTCTTCACCAAGCACGGCTTCGTAGAGATCGGCGAAGCTCCGGTAGACGGTGATGTCTACAGTGAGCTGCTGCGTTCCTATGACGAGGGCGTTGCGGAGTTCCTGGGCCTCGAACGAGTGAAGCCCAACACCCTGGGTAACAGCCGGATGCTTCTGCACCTGTGA
- a CDS encoding BlaI/MecI/CopY family transcriptional regulator, which translates to MTRVWEWNRPVTVREVLEDLQKERSIAYTTVMTVLDNLHQKGWVRREAEGRAYRYEAVSTRAAYAAALMNEAWSASDNPAAALVAFFGMMSPEQRHALRDAVRMVQVDDPAEDAEQQAPRPEEAAPAQEGEPQAAPEGAGEPGPAEGDEPGASATGNGR; encoded by the coding sequence ATGACGCGGGTCTGGGAGTGGAACCGCCCGGTCACCGTTCGAGAAGTCCTGGAAGATCTGCAGAAGGAACGGTCGATCGCCTACACCACGGTCATGACCGTATTGGACAACCTGCATCAGAAGGGCTGGGTGCGCCGCGAAGCAGAAGGCCGCGCCTATCGATATGAGGCCGTCTCCACCCGCGCCGCCTACGCCGCCGCACTGATGAACGAAGCATGGTCCGCCAGTGACAACCCCGCGGCCGCCCTTGTGGCCTTCTTCGGCATGATGTCGCCGGAACAGCGGCACGCCCTGCGCGACGCCGTACGGATGGTGCAAGTCGACGACCCCGCGGAAGACGCGGAACAACAGGCACCCCGGCCCGAAGAGGCCGCGCCCGCGCAAGAAGGCGAACCGCAAGCGGCACCGGAAGGCGCCGGGGAACCCGGACCGGCCGAAGGGGACGAACCCGGGGCGAGTGCCACCGGCAACGGGCGATAG
- a CDS encoding type III pantothenate kinase — protein MLLTIDVGNTHTVLGLFDGEEIVEHWRISTDARRTADELAVLLQGLMGMHPLLGDDLGDGIEGISICSTVPSVLHELREVTRRYYGDVPAVLVEPGVKTGVPILMDNPKEVGADRIINALAAVELYGGPAVVVDFGTATTFDAVSARGEYVGGVIAPGIEISVDALGVKGAQLRKIELARPRSVIGKNTVEAMQSGILYGFTGQVDGVVTRMARELAEDPDEVTVIATGGLAPMVLGESSVIDSHEPWLTLIGLRLVYERNIARS, from the coding sequence ATGCTGCTGACCATCGACGTGGGAAACACCCACACCGTGCTCGGCCTCTTCGACGGCGAGGAGATCGTCGAGCACTGGCGGATCTCCACCGACGCCCGGCGCACCGCCGACGAGCTCGCGGTCCTCCTCCAGGGCCTGATGGGCATGCACCCGCTGCTCGGCGACGACCTGGGCGACGGCATCGAGGGCATCTCCATCTGCTCCACGGTCCCCTCCGTCCTGCACGAGCTGCGGGAGGTGACCCGCCGCTACTACGGCGACGTGCCCGCGGTCCTGGTGGAGCCGGGCGTCAAGACGGGCGTGCCGATCCTGATGGACAACCCGAAGGAGGTCGGCGCCGACCGGATCATCAACGCCCTGGCGGCCGTCGAGCTCTACGGCGGGCCCGCGGTGGTCGTCGACTTCGGCACGGCCACCACCTTCGACGCGGTCAGCGCGCGCGGCGAGTACGTCGGCGGCGTGATCGCGCCGGGCATCGAGATCTCCGTGGACGCGCTGGGCGTCAAGGGCGCCCAGCTCCGCAAGATCGAACTGGCCCGGCCGCGCAGCGTCATCGGCAAGAACACCGTGGAGGCCATGCAGTCCGGCATCCTCTACGGCTTCACGGGCCAGGTCGACGGCGTGGTGACGCGGATGGCGCGCGAGCTGGCCGAGGACCCGGACGAGGTGACCGTGATCGCCACCGGCGGGCTGGCGCCGATGGTGCTCGGCGAGTCCTCGGTGATCGACTCGCACGAGCCGTGGCTCACCCTCATCGGGCTGCGGCTGGTCTACGAGCGGAACATCGCCCGGTCGTAG
- the nadC gene encoding carboxylating nicotinate-nucleotide diphosphorylase, translated as MSSTRDDLPLLQIGGPTGGASASGSPQTASGGGCGDACGCGGDEGTYELDPLTCGLDPDLAALLVAAGLDPVQVEDIAHLAVEEDLDQGVDVTTVATVPEDAVATGDFTAREAGTVAGLRIAEAVLSIVCTDEFAVERHVEDGDRVAAGTPLLSVTTRTRDLLTAERSALNILCRLSGIATATRAWADALEGTRARVRDTRKTTPGLRSLEKFAVRCGGGVNHRMSLSDAALIKDNHVVAAGGVAEAFTAVRAEFPGVPIEVEVDRIDQIPPILAEGADLILLDNFTPEQTREAVELVAGRAMLESSGRLTLDNARTYAETGVDYLAVGALTHSSPILDIGLDLREDDGQAAQGADDDVREGS; from the coding sequence GTGAGCAGCACCCGCGACGACCTCCCCCTCCTCCAGATCGGCGGGCCCACCGGCGGTGCCTCCGCCTCGGGGTCCCCCCAGACAGCGTCTGGGGGAGGCTGCGGCGACGCCTGCGGCTGCGGCGGCGACGAGGGCACCTACGAACTCGACCCGCTGACCTGCGGTCTCGACCCCGACCTCGCCGCCCTCCTGGTGGCCGCCGGGCTCGACCCCGTACAGGTCGAGGACATCGCGCACCTCGCCGTCGAGGAGGACCTCGACCAGGGCGTGGACGTCACGACCGTGGCCACCGTCCCCGAGGACGCGGTCGCCACCGGCGACTTCACGGCCCGTGAGGCCGGTACGGTCGCCGGGCTGCGGATCGCCGAGGCGGTGCTGTCCATCGTGTGCACCGACGAGTTCGCGGTCGAGCGGCACGTCGAGGACGGCGACCGGGTCGCGGCCGGCACCCCGCTCCTGAGCGTCACCACCCGCACCCGCGACCTGCTCACCGCCGAGCGCAGCGCGCTGAACATCCTGTGCCGGCTGTCGGGCATCGCGACCGCGACCCGGGCCTGGGCGGACGCCCTGGAGGGCACGCGGGCCAGGGTCCGCGACACCCGTAAGACGACGCCGGGGCTGCGCTCCCTGGAGAAGTTCGCGGTGCGCTGCGGCGGCGGCGTCAACCACCGGATGTCGCTGTCGGACGCGGCGCTGATCAAGGACAACCACGTGGTCGCGGCGGGCGGCGTCGCCGAGGCGTTCACGGCCGTACGGGCCGAGTTCCCCGGTGTGCCGATCGAGGTGGAGGTCGACCGGATCGACCAGATCCCGCCGATCCTCGCCGAGGGCGCCGACCTGATCCTGCTGGACAACTTCACCCCGGAGCAGACCCGGGAGGCCGTGGAGCTGGTCGCCGGGCGCGCCATGCTGGAGTCGTCGGGCCGGCTGACCCTGGACAACGCCCGCACCTACGCCGAGACCGGCGTCGACTACCTCGCGGTGGGGGCGCTCACGCACTCCTCCCCGATCCTCGACATCGGCCTCGACCTGCGCGAGGACGACGGCCAGGCGGCCCAGGGCGCGGACGACGACGTGCGCGAGGGCAGCTGA
- a CDS encoding L-aspartate oxidase has product MTATGTGTGPGPVPGTGIRLQAPAPGWSIEADVVVVGSGVAGLTAALRCAAAGRRTVVVTKARLDDGSTRWAQGGIAAALGDGDTPEQHLADTLVAGAGLCDEAAVRTLVTEGPDAVHRLIRTGARFDTAPGSDEIALTREGGHHRRRIAHAGGDATGAEISRALVEAVRAAGLRTVENALVLDLLTDPDGHTSGVTLHVMGEGQHDGVGAVHAPSVVLATGGMGQVFSATTNPAVSTGDGVALALRAGAEISDLEFVQFHPTVLYLGPEAEGQQPLISEAVRGEGAHLVDADGTRFMVGQHELAELAPRDIVAKAIMRRAHEQGVEHMYLDGRHFGAQMWETRFPTILAACRSHGIDPVTEPIPVAPAAHYASGGVRTDLRGRTTVPGLYACGEVACTGVHGANRLASNSLLEGLVFAERIAADIAEGPAPASATHPDPALTPAPATDPAPASAPRTTLPLLAPETRTAVQRTMTAGAGVLRSAGSLAHAAAELDRLHREATEASAGTTHKSPEPGVEAWEATNLLCVARVLVAAAQRRAETRGCHWREDHPDRDDASWRRHFRITLDADRALTLHTTATADFPPTTAP; this is encoded by the coding sequence ATGACCGCCACCGGAACAGGCACCGGCCCCGGCCCCGTCCCAGGCACCGGCATACGCCTGCAGGCCCCCGCCCCCGGCTGGTCCATCGAAGCCGATGTCGTGGTCGTGGGCTCCGGGGTGGCCGGCCTGACCGCCGCGCTGCGCTGCGCCGCGGCCGGCCGCCGCACCGTCGTCGTCACCAAGGCCCGCCTGGACGACGGCTCCACGCGCTGGGCACAGGGCGGTATCGCGGCGGCTCTCGGCGACGGCGACACCCCGGAGCAGCACCTGGCCGACACCCTCGTGGCCGGCGCCGGACTGTGCGACGAGGCGGCCGTCCGGACCCTGGTCACCGAGGGCCCGGACGCCGTGCACCGGCTGATCCGGACCGGCGCCCGCTTCGACACCGCACCGGGCAGCGACGAGATAGCGCTCACCCGCGAGGGCGGGCACCACCGCCGCCGTATCGCGCACGCCGGCGGCGACGCCACCGGGGCCGAGATCTCCCGCGCGCTCGTCGAGGCGGTCCGCGCCGCCGGGCTGCGCACGGTCGAGAACGCCCTCGTCCTCGACCTGCTCACGGACCCCGACGGCCATACGTCCGGCGTCACCCTGCACGTGATGGGGGAGGGCCAGCACGACGGCGTCGGGGCCGTACACGCCCCCTCGGTGGTGCTCGCCACCGGCGGCATGGGGCAGGTCTTCTCCGCGACCACCAACCCGGCGGTCTCCACCGGCGACGGGGTGGCGCTGGCACTGCGCGCCGGCGCGGAGATCTCCGACCTGGAATTCGTCCAATTCCACCCCACCGTCCTGTATTTGGGCCCGGAAGCGGAGGGCCAGCAGCCGCTGATCTCCGAGGCCGTACGGGGCGAGGGCGCCCACCTCGTCGACGCCGACGGCACCCGCTTCATGGTCGGGCAGCACGAGCTCGCCGAGCTGGCGCCGCGCGACATCGTCGCCAAGGCGATCATGCGCCGGGCGCACGAACAGGGCGTCGAGCACATGTACTTGGACGGCAGGCACTTCGGTGCGCAGATGTGGGAGACGCGTTTCCCGACCATCCTCGCCGCCTGCCGCAGCCACGGCATCGACCCGGTCACCGAGCCGATACCGGTCGCCCCGGCCGCGCACTACGCCTCCGGCGGCGTCCGCACCGACCTGCGCGGACGCACCACGGTCCCGGGCCTCTACGCATGCGGCGAGGTCGCCTGCACCGGCGTCCACGGCGCCAACCGGCTCGCCTCCAACTCCCTCCTGGAGGGCCTGGTCTTCGCGGAGCGGATCGCCGCGGACATCGCCGAAGGCCCCGCGCCGGCGTCCGCCACACACCCCGATCCGGCGCTCACCCCGGCGCCCGCCACGGACCCCGCCCCGGCATCCGCGCCGCGCACCACCCTCCCGCTCCTCGCCCCCGAAACCCGTACCGCCGTGCAGCGGACCATGACCGCCGGCGCAGGCGTGCTGCGCAGCGCCGGGAGCCTCGCCCACGCCGCCGCCGAACTGGACCGCCTCCACCGCGAGGCGACGGAGGCGAGCGCCGGCACCACCCACAAGTCCCCCGAGCCCGGCGTGGAAGCCTGGGAGGCGACCAACCTGCTGTGCGTCGCCCGGGTGCTGGTCGCCGCGGCACAGCGCCGAGCGGAGACCCGCGGCTGCCATTGGCGCGAGGACCACCCGGACCGCGACGATGCCTCCTGGCGCCGGCACTTCCGCATCACCCTGGATGCGGACCGCGCGCTGACCCTCCATACGACGGCGACCGCCGATTTCCCGCCGACCACGGCCCCCTGA
- a CDS encoding Rossmann-like and DUF2520 domain-containing protein, protein MPPTEAHDRPARLTVGVVGAGRVGPALAASLQLAGHRPVAVSGVSDASVRRAAELLPDVPLVTPAEVLARADLVLLTVPDDALADLVSGLAETGAVRPGQLLVHTSGRYGTAVLDPATRAGALPLALHPAMTFTGTSVDVQRLAGCSFGVTSPDELRMAAEALVIEMGGEPEWIAESARPLYHAALAIGANHLVTLVAQSMDLLRDAGVQAPDRMLGPLLGAALDNALRSGDAALTGPVARGDAGTVAAHIAELRRHAPQSVAGYVAMARTTADRALDHGLLKPELAEDLLDVLADSGERPASGPRPGNAPSTSTPDTPGADPDAPGADPDAPGPNTEGPEAPGPASEGPDAPEPGPDAPDHGPEGGDR, encoded by the coding sequence ATGCCACCCACCGAGGCCCATGACCGCCCCGCCCGGCTGACCGTCGGAGTCGTCGGCGCGGGCCGTGTCGGGCCCGCCCTCGCCGCTTCGCTGCAGCTCGCAGGGCATCGTCCGGTTGCCGTGTCGGGCGTCTCCGACGCCTCCGTGCGACGTGCCGCCGAGCTGCTGCCCGACGTCCCGCTGGTCACCCCGGCCGAGGTGCTCGCCCGCGCCGACCTCGTCCTGCTGACGGTCCCCGACGACGCCCTGGCCGACCTGGTGAGCGGCCTCGCCGAGACCGGCGCCGTACGGCCCGGCCAGCTGCTGGTGCACACCTCGGGCCGGTACGGAACCGCGGTGCTGGACCCGGCCACCCGTGCCGGCGCCCTGCCGCTCGCCCTGCATCCGGCCATGACGTTCACCGGCACCTCCGTGGACGTCCAGCGGCTGGCGGGCTGCTCGTTCGGGGTGACCTCGCCCGACGAGCTGCGGATGGCCGCCGAGGCGCTGGTCATCGAGATGGGCGGGGAGCCCGAGTGGATCGCGGAATCAGCGCGTCCGCTCTACCACGCGGCGCTCGCCATCGGTGCAAACCACCTGGTCACGCTCGTGGCCCAGTCGATGGACCTGCTGCGCGACGCGGGGGTGCAGGCCCCGGACCGGATGCTGGGGCCGCTGCTCGGCGCCGCCCTGGACAACGCGCTGCGGTCGGGTGACGCGGCGCTGACCGGCCCGGTCGCACGGGGTGACGCCGGCACGGTCGCCGCCCATATCGCGGAGCTGCGCCGGCACGCGCCGCAGAGCGTCGCCGGGTACGTCGCCATGGCCCGTACGACCGCGGACCGCGCGCTGGACCACGGTCTGCTGAAGCCGGAACTGGCCGAGGACCTGCTCGACGTCCTCGCGGACTCCGGCGAACGCCCCGCCTCCGGCCCCCGGCCCGGGAACGCGCCGAGCACCTCCACTCCCGATACACCCGGCGCGGACCCCGACGCACCTGGCGCGGACCCGGACGCCCCCGGCCCGAACACTGAGGGCCCCGAGGCCCCCGGCCCGGCCTCCGAAGGTCCCGACGCCCCGGAGCCCGGCCCCGACGCCCCCGACCACGGCCCCGAAGGAGGCGACCGATGA
- a CDS encoding threonine aldolase family protein encodes MSEGSSGVCGEASGGAPGEGDAAPTAKDAAPAAGDAASVAGDAASVERARRRAAFRGAARVLARDTFLETIRERLDRLVADAPAAHDLDDRLDFYGNDDGIVGELERRTADTLGTEAAAFFPTGTMAQQVALRCWAGRTGNATVAGHPLSHLEVHERDAYAVVSGLRMVHPTNAPRLPTAAEVYDLAEPFGALALELPLRNAGFVLPSWDELTAVVAAARDRDAVVHFDGARLWECGPHFGRTLPEIAALADSVYVSFYKSLDAISGAALAGSEDFIEEARTWRHRYGGQLFQQWPAALTALSGLDRELPRLPEYVAQAKVVARALGEGLAEAGVPWFRVHPEVPHTHQFQVWLPHPPELLDEAAVRQAEETKTALFQRWFEPAPAGPPGVALTEVTVAASAMDWTADEVRSAVREFVTFVDRVGG; translated from the coding sequence GTGTCCGAGGGTTCGAGCGGTGTCTGCGGGGAGGCCTCGGGCGGCGCTCCGGGCGAGGGGGATGCCGCGCCGACCGCGAAGGATGCCGCGCCGGCCGCGGGGGATGCCGCCTCGGTCGCGGGGGATGCCGCCTCGGTCGAGCGGGCACGGAGACGGGCTGCGTTCCGTGGCGCGGCACGGGTGCTGGCGAGAGACACGTTCCTGGAGACGATCCGCGAGCGGCTGGACCGCTTGGTGGCCGATGCCCCGGCCGCCCACGACTTGGACGACCGGCTCGACTTCTACGGCAACGACGACGGCATCGTCGGCGAGCTGGAACGCCGGACCGCCGACACCCTGGGCACCGAGGCCGCCGCCTTCTTCCCGACCGGCACGATGGCCCAGCAGGTCGCGCTGCGCTGCTGGGCGGGACGTACGGGCAACGCAACGGTCGCCGGTCATCCTCTGTCGCATCTGGAGGTGCATGAGCGCGACGCCTATGCGGTGGTCAGCGGGCTGCGCATGGTGCATCCGACCAACGCTCCACGGCTGCCGACCGCGGCCGAGGTCTACGACCTGGCGGAGCCGTTCGGAGCCCTTGCGCTCGAACTCCCCCTCCGGAACGCCGGATTCGTACTGCCGTCGTGGGACGAGCTGACGGCAGTGGTGGCGGCGGCACGGGACCGGGATGCGGTGGTGCACTTCGACGGCGCGCGACTGTGGGAGTGCGGCCCGCACTTCGGCCGTACGCTCCCGGAGATCGCGGCCCTCGCGGACAGCGTGTACGTCTCCTTCTACAAGTCGCTGGACGCCATATCGGGCGCCGCGCTCGCGGGCAGCGAGGACTTCATCGAGGAGGCCCGGACCTGGCGCCACCGGTACGGCGGCCAGCTGTTCCAGCAGTGGCCGGCCGCGCTGACGGCCCTGAGCGGCCTGGACCGTGAGCTGCCACGGCTGCCGGAGTACGTGGCCCAGGCGAAGGTCGTGGCCCGCGCGCTGGGCGAGGGCCTGGCCGAGGCCGGCGTCCCGTGGTTCAGGGTGCACCCGGAGGTGCCGCACACCCATCAGTTCCAGGTGTGGCTTCCGCACCCGCCCGAGCTGCTCGACGAGGCCGCCGTCCGCCAGGCGGAGGAGACGAAGACAGCACTGTTCCAGAGATGGTTCGAGCCCGCCCCGGCCGGACCCCCAGGGGTGGCACTGACAGAGGTGACGGTTGCCGCGTCCGCCATGGACTGGACGGCGGACGAAGTGCGGTCGGCTGTCAGGGAGTTCGTGACGTTCGTGGACCGCGTCGGGGGGTGA
- a CDS encoding DUF5937 family protein: protein MANVIDITGLPPERIVFSPSPLAELGAALHALSEPGHHPGLHGWVTATNAALETDLADRLCEADFLWRSSRTDIMLPARPGATLAEELDELDKIDDERFVAAAFEITCSASYTRPTPSPLVDADERARVREMAAARGPRQAAFTDRMLTDPDGLRVWLRRLLEDCEEAFFGDIWRRVGIQLAADARHKTELLRHKGLAETLSATSKALSLEEAQDGSGGIRILVDKLARGRTTAFASPGDPGVTFLPTSFGWPHLVFSHAPGWRPVLQYPVTGPELPAPAALELVQQRLEALAHPMRMQLCRTLSRGPHTTGELATAFGITAPEVSRHIALLKKAGLIQTRRRGRYVLHQLDLQVVARLGSDFLEGVLR, encoded by the coding sequence ATGGCCAACGTCATCGACATCACCGGGCTGCCGCCGGAGCGCATCGTCTTCTCCCCCTCCCCGTTGGCGGAGCTGGGCGCCGCGCTGCATGCGCTCTCCGAGCCGGGCCACCATCCCGGGCTGCACGGCTGGGTCACCGCCACCAACGCGGCGCTGGAGACCGACCTGGCCGACCGGCTGTGCGAGGCGGACTTCCTGTGGCGGTCCTCCCGTACCGACATCATGCTGCCGGCCCGCCCCGGGGCGACGCTGGCCGAGGAGCTGGACGAGCTGGACAAGATCGACGACGAGCGGTTCGTGGCCGCCGCGTTCGAGATCACCTGCTCGGCGAGCTACACCCGCCCCACCCCGTCGCCCCTCGTCGATGCGGACGAGCGGGCGCGGGTACGGGAGATGGCCGCCGCGCGCGGTCCGCGGCAGGCGGCCTTCACCGACCGGATGCTCACCGACCCGGACGGCCTGCGGGTGTGGCTGCGTCGCCTGCTCGAGGACTGCGAGGAGGCGTTCTTCGGGGACATCTGGCGGCGGGTGGGCATCCAGCTGGCGGCCGATGCCCGGCACAAGACCGAGCTGCTGCGCCACAAGGGCCTGGCCGAGACGCTGTCCGCGACGTCGAAGGCGTTGTCCCTGGAGGAGGCGCAGGACGGCAGCGGTGGCATCCGCATCCTGGTCGACAAGCTGGCCCGGGGGCGTACGACGGCCTTCGCGAGCCCCGGGGATCCGGGCGTCACCTTCCTGCCGACGTCGTTCGGCTGGCCGCATCTGGTGTTCAGCCACGCTCCGGGCTGGCGCCCCGTGCTGCAGTACCCGGTCACCGGGCCGGAGTTGCCGGCGCCGGCCGCGCTGGAACTCGTCCAGCAGCGGCTGGAGGCGCTGGCCCACCCGATGCGGATGCAGTTGTGCCGGACGCTGTCGCGGGGGCCGCATACGACGGGGGAGCTGGCGACCGCGTTCGGCATCACCGCGCCGGAGGTGTCGCGGCACATTGCCCTGTTGAAGAAGGCCGGTCTGATCCAGACGCGGCGTCGGGGCCGCTATGTGCTGCATCAGCTGGACCTCCAGGTGGTGGCCCGGCTGGGCAGCGACTTCCTGGAAGGCGTACTGCGCTAG
- the cutA gene encoding divalent-cation tolerance protein CutA, which yields MRGGHGGGGPGEWATTADTEEKARVLASGVVEARVATCAQISAPVTSVYRWEGGVQTDPEWQVLFKTSAARYEALEAHIREHHDYDTPEIIATRITHASAEYLAWVDAETQPE from the coding sequence GTGCGGGGAGGGCACGGCGGAGGCGGGCCGGGGGAGTGGGCCACGACAGCGGACACCGAGGAGAAGGCCCGCGTGCTGGCGTCCGGCGTGGTGGAGGCGAGGGTAGCGACGTGCGCGCAGATCAGCGCTCCCGTCACTTCCGTGTACCGGTGGGAGGGCGGGGTCCAGACGGACCCCGAATGGCAGGTGTTGTTCAAGACCAGCGCCGCCCGCTACGAGGCGCTGGAGGCTCACATCCGGGAGCACCACGACTACGACACCCCGGAGATCATCGCGACTCGAATCACCCACGCTTCGGCGGAGTATCTGGCGTGGGTGGACGCCGAGACGCAGCCCGAGTAG
- a CDS encoding response regulator translates to MTIRVMLVDDQVLLRTGFRMVLAAQPDMEVVAEAGNGVEALEVLRTAQVDVILMDVRMPHLDGVEATRRICEGGQKEDAPKVLILTTFDLDEYAFSALKAGASGFMLKDVPPGELLAAIRAVESGDAVVAPSTTRRLLDRFTPMLPATSAEPSRPELERLTEREREVLLLVAQGLSNGEIAARLVLSEATVKTHVGRILTKLSLRDRVQAVVLAYETGLVRAGGSGA, encoded by the coding sequence ATGACCATCCGCGTGATGCTCGTCGACGACCAGGTGCTGCTGCGCACCGGTTTCCGGATGGTGCTGGCCGCACAACCCGACATGGAGGTCGTCGCGGAGGCGGGCAACGGCGTGGAAGCCCTGGAGGTGCTGCGCACCGCCCAGGTCGACGTGATCCTCATGGACGTACGGATGCCGCACCTGGACGGTGTGGAGGCCACCCGCCGGATCTGCGAGGGCGGGCAGAAGGAAGACGCCCCCAAGGTCCTCATCCTGACCACCTTCGACCTCGACGAATACGCCTTCTCCGCGCTGAAGGCCGGGGCCAGCGGCTTCATGCTCAAGGACGTACCGCCCGGCGAACTCCTCGCCGCGATCCGGGCGGTGGAGAGCGGTGACGCGGTCGTCGCCCCGTCCACCACCCGCCGGCTGCTCGACCGCTTCACCCCCATGCTGCCCGCCACCTCCGCCGAACCGTCCCGGCCCGAGCTGGAACGGCTGACGGAGCGCGAACGGGAGGTGCTGCTGCTGGTCGCCCAGGGACTGTCGAACGGTGAGATCGCGGCACGGCTGGTGCTCTCGGAAGCCACCGTCAAAACCCATGTGGGCCGCATCCTCACCAAGTTGAGCCTCAGGGACCGGGTCCAGGCGGTCGTCCTCGCGTACGAGACCGGGCTGGTGCGGGCCGGGGGCTCGGGGGCGTAG
- a CDS encoding sensor histidine kinase: protein MQRLYDFLRRHPTGVDTFWAVLLLGVGSVSVVSQGGGLSKILVAIFTVGLCLVVALRRKSPVKMLLLTAAIGVGQLIWGIPTLPADFAMFVITYTVASAPAVPRWASRCALAGALFGPALSAVRFTDAFGRQSVQQNLFFTVLLTVPFVLAWVLGDSMRTRRAYWAQLEEKAARLEKERETQSRIAVAAERARIARELHDVVAHNVSVMVVQADGAAYVLDAAPEQTRQALETISGTGRQALAEMRRLLGVLRTGEQPEGGEYVPQPGVDQLGDLMDQVRGAGLPVDFQVEGEPRDLPSSVELTAYRIVQEALTNTRKHGGPAVGATVRLSYKGDDLDLLIEDDGRGAQRELYEEGGEDGLGHGLIGMRERVGMVGGTLAAGPRPGGGFRVSAVLPLKPER from the coding sequence GTGCAGCGCCTCTATGACTTCCTCCGCAGGCATCCGACGGGAGTGGACACCTTCTGGGCCGTCCTCCTGCTCGGAGTCGGCAGCGTGTCGGTGGTGAGCCAAGGCGGAGGCCTCTCGAAGATCCTCGTCGCGATCTTCACGGTCGGCCTGTGCCTCGTCGTCGCGCTGCGCCGCAAGAGCCCCGTGAAAATGCTGCTGCTGACGGCGGCCATCGGCGTCGGCCAACTGATCTGGGGCATCCCGACCCTGCCCGCGGACTTCGCGATGTTCGTGATCACCTACACCGTCGCGTCCGCACCCGCCGTCCCCCGCTGGGCCTCCCGCTGCGCCCTCGCCGGTGCCCTGTTCGGCCCCGCCCTCTCCGCCGTGCGCTTCACGGACGCCTTCGGCAGACAATCGGTCCAGCAGAACCTGTTCTTCACCGTGCTGCTCACCGTGCCCTTCGTCCTGGCCTGGGTGCTCGGCGACTCCATGCGCACCCGCCGCGCGTACTGGGCGCAACTGGAGGAGAAGGCCGCCCGGCTGGAGAAGGAGCGCGAGACGCAGTCCCGGATCGCGGTCGCGGCCGAACGCGCCCGGATCGCCCGGGAACTGCACGACGTCGTCGCCCACAACGTGTCGGTGATGGTCGTCCAGGCCGACGGCGCCGCATACGTCCTCGACGCCGCGCCCGAGCAGACCCGCCAGGCGCTGGAGACGATCTCCGGCACCGGACGCCAGGCGCTGGCCGAGATGCGCCGGCTCCTGGGCGTGCTGCGCACCGGCGAACAGCCCGAGGGCGGCGAATACGTCCCCCAGCCGGGCGTGGACCAGCTCGGCGACCTCATGGACCAGGTACGCGGCGCCGGACTGCCGGTCGACTTCCAGGTGGAGGGCGAGCCGCGGGACCTGCCCAGCAGCGTCGAACTCACCGCGTACCGCATCGTCCAGGAAGCGCTCACCAACACCCGCAAACACGGCGGCCCCGCCGTCGGCGCGACCGTCCGCCTCTCCTACAAGGGCGACGATCTCGATCTCCTCATCGAGGACGACGGACGAGGCGCCCAGCGCGAGCTCTACGAGGAGGGCGGGGAGGACGGCCTCGGCCACGGCCTGATCGGCATGCGCGAGCGGGTCGGCATGGTCGGCGGCACCCTGGCCGCCGGACCACGGCCGGGGGGCGGCTTCCGGGTCAGCGCCGTCCTGCCGCTCAAACCGGAGCGGTGA